GTCGGTTACGACGTATCAAATCATCTCGCTTCTCTCTAGCCTCTGCGAGTTTTTCTTCCAGTAACTGCAGTTGTTCCTTCAACTGCTCAGATGTGTGCTCGGCTTCAGCAGGTTCTTCTTGTAGCTTGGACAACCGGTTCTTCTCATGAGCTTCTCGTTCCAACGCTTGTCGGGCCAAAGTTTCCTGGCTTTGTTGTAGGGCGAGTTTTGCCTTTTCGTGCCAATCATCAATGGCAGCTTGACAATGCTTAATCTGGTCAACTAACTGTATTCGATCTGCTTCGAACCGACTAACCTCAACCTTGAATTGACGCAACTGTTCAGTTGCGTCCTCGATATATAAATTGAGACTCTTCTCTGGATCCTCGGCCTTACTGATTAAATCATTGATATTTGCACGAACAAGGTCTTTCAAACGACTCAGTAACGGCATCGTTGGACAATCCTTTCTTGAGTACGTGATGGCCTCCAAGTTCAGTGTACGACCGAAATGTGTAGAACTCGTGAAGAAAATCGGCTAGTCTTCGTCTGCGCAATACTGACGTGATGAAGCAGGTGCAAATGAAGCCTTTGTAACAAATTCGCCGGGTTCGCCATCTTCGCCGTAGTCCCATACAAAGACATGTCCGGTCGGGACCCTATGACCGACAACCTGGATCGGATCAGAAATCACTTTGTAGACAGGTTGAAATGGACAGCAGGCCCAGTACCCGTCCTCCCGGACTTTATGTTCATGCAACAGATCTTCCACCGTATTCTCGTATTCTCGCTCTGTCTGTGTAATTCGATGAAGTCCCCAGAGTTCAGCGAGATCCCGTTCCGCCTTCCACCATTCTCCAGACCTCCGAATCTCTCGTTTGGCGATGTCTGAAGTGATGCGCCACACATCGTCTTGGTCGAGTTTGCAT
The Alicyclobacillus curvatus genome window above contains:
- a CDS encoding PspA/IM30 family protein, with the translated sequence MPLLSRLKDLVRANINDLISKAEDPEKSLNLYIEDATEQLRQFKVEVSRFEADRIQLVDQIKHCQAAIDDWHEKAKLALQQSQETLARQALEREAHEKNRLSKLQEEPAEAEHTSEQLKEQLQLLEEKLAEAREKRDDLIRRNRRAVAQKGAADAIAGVSLVDPLSKFDRMEEKVERREAEAQAAYVGMTSGLDYEFDKLKKAQSSSEVEDALEKLKVEINSESK